In the Festucalex cinctus isolate MCC-2025b chromosome 10, RoL_Fcin_1.0, whole genome shotgun sequence genome, one interval contains:
- the ndnf gene encoding protein NDNF: MRQCKGWSGGLLLLVLLGVLGTLAQKLPTRDEGLFQMQIRDKSIFHDSSVIPDGAEISGYLFRDTPKRYYFVVEEDNTPLSVTVTPCDAPLEWTLTLQELPEEASGEASGEPEPLDQQKQQVTVDEGTELFTYKGNDVESYVSTSTPSGLYQLELLSTEKDSNFKVYASTTPESDQPYPELPYDPRVDVTSLGRTTVTLAWKPTPTGFLMGQPVQYCVVVNKEHNFKSMCAAEAKIGGADDAFMLAPKPGRDFSPFDFAHFGFVPPGKDRGPASNKISRAYPAKPKMSDIHKLCIGNKNIFTVSDLKPDTQYYFDVFAVNSATNTSTAYVGTFARTKEEARQKTTELKDGKVSDVFVKRKGSKFLRFAPVSSHQRVTLFVHACLDSVQVQVRRDGKLLLSQNVEGVRQFQLRGKPKAKYLIRLRGSRKGASTLKVLATTQGGSKQPFPSLPEDTRIKAFDKLRTCSSVTVAWLGTQERNKYCVYRREVADDYGEEQRRREQNRCAGPETRRKSEKVLCKYFYSANLQKAVTTETVAGLEPGKSYLLDVYVVAHSGHSVKYQSKLVKTRKYC, translated from the exons ATGAGGCAGTGTAAAGGATGGAGTGgtgggctgctgctgctggttctACTGGGGGTTCTGGGGACTTTGGCGCAGAAGCTGCCCACGCGAGATGAGGGACTTTTCCAGATGCAGATCCGGGACAAATCTATTTTCCACGACTCATCCGTTATTCCCGACGGAGCAGAGATCAGTGGCTACCTCTTCAGGGACACGCCCAAAAg GTACTACTTTGTGGTGGAAGAAGACAACACGCCGCTGTCGGTGACGGTGACCCCGTGCGACGCGCCGCTGGAGTGGACGCTGACGCTGCAGGAGCTGCCCGAGGAGGCTAGCGGCGAGGCGTCAG GGGAGCCTGAGCCGTTGGACCAGCAGAAGCAGCAGGTGACGGTGGACGAGGGCACGGAGCTGTTCACCTACAAGGGCAACGACGTGGAGTCCTACGTGTCCACCAGCACGCCATCCGGCCTCTACCAGTTGGAGCTGCTGTCCACCGAGAAGGACAGCAACTTCAAGGTGTACGCCTCCACCACGCCGGAGTCCGACCAGCCCTACCCGGAGCTGCCCTACGACCCGCGCGTGGACGTGACCTCGCTGGGTCGCACCACCGTCACCCTGGCCTGGAAGCCCACGCCCACCGGCTTCCTGATGGGCCAGCCGGTGCAGTACTGCGTGGTCGTCAACAAGGAGCACAACTTCAAGAGCATGTGCGCCGCCGAAGCCAAGATCGGCGGCGCCGACGACGCCTTCATGCTGGCGCCCAAGCCTGGCAGGGACTTCAGTCCGTTCGACTTCGCCCATTTCGGCTTCGTCCCGCCCGGCAAAGATCGAGGCCCGGCGAGCAACAAGATCTCGCGGGCGTACCCGGCCAAGCCGAAAATGTCCGACATTCACAAGTTGTGCATCGGGAACAAAAACATCTTCACCGTCTCCGACCTGAAGCCCGATACGCAGTACTACTTTGACGTGTTTGCCGTCAACTCGGCGACCAACACCAGCACGGCCTACGTGGGCACCTTTGCCCGTACCAAGGAGGAAGCCCGGCAGAAGACGACGGAGCTCAAGGACGGCAAAGTGTCGGATGTGTTCGTCAAGAGAAAAGGCAGCAAGTTCCTCCGTTTCGCCCCCGTGTCGTCGCACCAGCGGGTGACGCTGTTCGTGCACGCCTGCCTGGACTCCGTACAGGTGCAGGTGAGGCGCGACGGCAAGCTGCTGCTCTCGCAAAACGTGGAGGGCGTGCGACAGTTCCAACTGCGCGGCAAGCCCAAGGCCAAGTACCTGATCCGCCTGCGGGGAAGCCGCAAGGGCGCGTCCACCCTGAAAGTACTCGCCACCACCCAAGGGGGCAGCAAGCAGCCGTTCCCGTCCCTGCCCGAGGACACCCGCATCAAGGCCTTCGACAAGCTTCGAACCTGCTCCTCCGTCACCGTGGCCTGGCTGGGAACGCAGGAGCGCAACAAGTACTGCGTCTACCGCAGGGAAGTGGCCGACGACTACGGCGAGGAGCAGAGGCGGCGCGAGCAGAACCGCTGCGCCGGGCCCGAGACGCGGCGCAAGTCGGAGAAGGTCCTGTGCAAGTACTTCTACAGCGCCAACCTGCAGAAGGCGGTGACCACCGAGACGGTGGCCGGGCTGGAGCCCGGCAAGAGCTACCTGCTGGACGTCTACGTGGTGGCGCACAGCGGCCACTCGGTCAAGTACCAGAGCAAACTGGTGAAAACGAGGAAGTACTGTTAA